The genomic stretch TAATACATTAAGAACCTAGACTAGAAGTCCTAGAGTGCAAGGAGAATTTGctatagcttaaaaaaatagaaataacgTCCACCTTGCTTAGCACCAGCACTTATATTTCCAAGTATCTGTTGATCTTgtaccaacaaaacaaaatgaacgTAAGCCAGACTGATAAAGAGCTTTTCATCTGGCAAAGAATTCCTAACACGTTCCCTGTGTTGTCGCAAGTTCCACTTCAAGTTGCACAGATGTCTTAGGGAATCTCTGGATTATCTTTTGCTAATTAACTGTTGCCTCAATGTAGAAGAGCCAGAACACTTGCCCTGAAGAACCTGGATACATGAGTTCTGAGACCAGAACACTGGATTAACAcccctgtttttcttttacactaCGCAAGTTGTTTCTGTGCTCAGTCTGGTGCTGATTTTTGCATTAGAACTACTAATCCTGAGAACAAAAATTGAAGCATTTACTACCACTGTGCGTCTTTCTAGGAATACGTCTGCCTACAATAGTACTGCTTGGCTGCCAACCCTTGTTTGGCATCAATCCATACCTGAGAGTAGAGGCTAATCCTTCCTTTCCTTAGAGCACCTGCTTCTAGCAGTAAGCAACAGTGTCTGAAACCTGGCCAAAAGGCAGACTTAATTCTAGAAGTACTGCTCTAAGATAATTAAACTCCACATCCACAAAGACTGAAAATTGGCTTGAATACATATGTTTTAGGAGTCCAAGAATCTGTTGTGTGTCTGAAGTTGCTGCTGGCATAATGTACTCACAAGTTGAAGGCATGAAGACAACTATAGCCAGAGGCTAGGTACAGTGGTTTTAGTTACCAGTTATTGAGAGTAAAATGATTGTATGGCCACTTTTATTGACCAAGTGATAAAGGGTAAAGGACAAAGGGCTGtagcttttaaaagcagttgtCAGAGGAGTATCACCCCCTGTCTGGGAGAGGAACTACTTACCGAAACTCTGCTGTTGCTGTAAAGGATTCATGTTCTGTTATGGAGAAGACAAGAAGAAACCCTTCCCCACTGCGAAAATAGTTGTCTCTGATGGCTGCATAATCCTCCTGTCCTGCTGTATCCAAAATGTCTATCTGAACTTCTTCACCATCCAGAACTACTTTCTTTCTGTAGCTGTCAGCCTTGGTAGGTTCATAGTCTTCTACAAACTGAAGATGAGAGGGATTAGTGTTTAGAATTACTGTTACATGGTCTTAATATTTGTTCATGTCTACTCTCTCATTTCGGTGACAAGAAGTCCTGAAAACCTTTTCATAATTCAGTCAGATACAAAGTTCCACCgccttttttttagttttactaTAAAAAGCAATTGATTTAAGTACTTAATACAAAGAACCAGCCCACCTAGTCAAGAGAAATGGTcttaacaaataaaattattgaatTTCAGCACAATTTAAGGGTCAACAATGCAGAATAAGCTATCAGCTTATAAACTGGTTGCATTATCTAGATCTCCTACTTCAAGGATAACATATTTCTGACTATACTTCACTTGACTGTATAGCTAACCAAAGCTTCAGTAGGTGTAGATGACAGCATCCAACTGTTGAATATGAAAAGCTGTTCTATAATTATACAGTCATGTAGTTTAGTATATTCAATACTGATTGGACCCACAAAGCCACTGACAGTTAAATTTGTGGTTCTGTGCTAACAGCACAGGTCCACCATAGGCTCCTTATGTTtccaattcatttttctcagcCTTGAAGCACAACAGAAAGCTGCACCATGATCCTGAGATCAGGCTGACTGGGTTTCTCTAATGACCATGCCAGAAGAGGTACAGCAGGAAGTTCACACCCTCAAGCTGGCATTGCCACAGATTTCTTTATGCCAAACTCAAGCCAGAGGCCAGTCTCCAGCAAGCCAGCTGATGTCCTGGGTTATCTCAGTGTAGGTACCACAACAGTACCTATACCATCTCTCCCCATAGATTAAGCCTGTTCAGATACTCACATTGCTACAGTATGATTGGACAGCCTGCAAATAAATGCTAACTCCTGAATTACAGGGTCAAGCACTCATTCACATACAAATCTGGACTGTCTGATCTAGCTTCCTGCATATCACTACTGAAGAACTCATTCTCTAAGCACGCTTACTTCTCCATCTGGCTCAGAGTAAGCCAGAATGCTTATTTCTGACTTCAACCTTAACTGGCctaaaataaacagcaacaaaattagtttcaaaagcaatttctaGTTACCTCTGCAAACAATCAGACAAACCAATTCACATTCTGCATGTCTTTTGAGAagttcccccctcccccccctcatTGGAAAGCATCAATTTTGTCACCCTTGGTCCCCAGAGGTTATCTTTCGCCTATTCCTATATTCTTCTTTGGCCACTCAAGTCACTAGGCCTTTTGCTACTTACATTTAGTCCCCCTGACCCACTACAAAAGTTTACTGAGATGTATTCATTTGTTACTGAGATGTATTCATTTGTGCTTTAAAGAAGCTGAACTAAAACTACTTACCTCATCATACATGAACTGGAGAGTGAGTGCAGATTTGCCCACGCCTCCACTGCCGACCATAATTACTTTATGAAGCGCCAAGGAACTCTGGTTCTTGCTCTTGCTGG from Oxyura jamaicensis isolate SHBP4307 breed ruddy duck chromosome 7, BPBGC_Ojam_1.0, whole genome shotgun sequence encodes the following:
- the RALB gene encoding ras-related protein Ral-B produces the protein MAASKSKNQSSLALHKVIMVGSGGVGKSALTLQFMYDEFVEDYEPTKADSYRKKVVLDGEEVQIDILDTAGQEDYAAIRDNYFRSGEGFLLVFSITEHESFTATAEFREQILRVKAEEDKIPLLVVGNKSDLEERRQVPVEEARSKAEEWGVQYVETSAKTRANVDKVFFDLMREIRAKKMSENKDKNGKKSGKNKKSFKERCCLL